The Denitrificimonas caeni genome has a segment encoding these proteins:
- a CDS encoding acyl-CoA dehydrogenase: protein MSKLINNKDLEFLLYNVFNAEQLTQLPRFAEHDRTTFDSILTTAERIATDYFAPHNAKADANEPQFDGKNVTTIAEVKDAWRHFAESGLLCAKHDYAEGGMQLPSLLHMAANSFFMSANPSTAGYPFLTSAAANVIHAFGSDEQKAMFIPALFSGRFSGTMALTEPDVGSSLGDLSTKAVPAADGSYRIKGQKMYISGGDQDITENIVHLVLARIEGAEKGVKGISLFIVPKVMTHPDGSLAERNDVQLAGLLHKMGYRGTTSTVLNFGEQDQCVGYLLGEAGKGLMYMFKMMNEARIGVGLGAAMIGYRGYLASLDYARNRPQGRCVTEKGPDSKPINIIEHTDVKRMLLAQKAYVEGSLALCLLAARLVDEQEAGSDGDAGILLDLLTPIVKSFPSFYGPRANDLAIQVLGGAGYTREYPVEQCYRDNRLNPIHEGTHGIQSLDLLGRKLWQHNGKGLKLLMARMHSTLASAAQKPQLGELVSEFEHYLTQVQTTTLKLGGAMQTGQIEEALANSALFLDMLGKTVVGWLWLEMADKALVTFAASSNAEDTDFVAGKLQAAQYFIRWEMPEIELQARLLQRFDRSCLDMQSAWF from the coding sequence GTGTCGAAACTTATCAATAATAAAGATTTAGAGTTTCTCCTCTATAACGTATTTAACGCTGAGCAACTGACCCAGTTACCGCGCTTTGCTGAGCATGACCGCACCACCTTTGACAGTATCTTAACCACCGCAGAGCGTATCGCCACTGACTACTTTGCCCCGCATAACGCTAAAGCCGATGCCAACGAGCCACAGTTTGATGGCAAAAATGTCACCACCATTGCTGAAGTAAAAGACGCTTGGCGGCATTTTGCCGAATCAGGTTTGCTCTGTGCCAAGCATGACTATGCCGAGGGTGGTATGCAATTACCGTCGTTGCTGCACATGGCCGCTAACAGCTTTTTTATGTCGGCCAACCCATCGACTGCAGGCTATCCATTTTTAACCAGCGCCGCCGCCAATGTGATTCATGCTTTTGGCAGTGATGAACAAAAAGCCATGTTTATTCCGGCGCTGTTCAGCGGCCGCTTTTCCGGAACCATGGCCTTAACCGAGCCTGATGTGGGCTCGTCCTTAGGCGATCTGAGCACTAAAGCCGTACCCGCCGCTGATGGCAGCTATCGCATCAAGGGCCAGAAAATGTACATCTCCGGTGGTGATCAAGACATCACCGAGAACATCGTGCACTTGGTTTTGGCGCGCATTGAAGGCGCAGAGAAAGGCGTTAAAGGTATCTCGCTGTTTATCGTGCCCAAAGTGATGACCCACCCGGATGGCTCGTTAGCTGAGCGTAACGATGTGCAACTGGCGGGTTTACTGCATAAGATGGGCTACCGCGGCACCACCTCGACCGTACTCAATTTTGGCGAACAAGATCAGTGCGTCGGTTACCTGCTGGGGGAAGCGGGTAAAGGCTTGATGTACATGTTCAAGATGATGAACGAAGCACGCATTGGCGTAGGTTTAGGCGCGGCAATGATCGGTTATCGCGGTTATTTAGCCTCACTGGATTACGCCCGCAACCGCCCACAAGGCCGCTGTGTTACTGAAAAAGGCCCAGACAGCAAGCCCATTAACATCATCGAACACACCGATGTAAAGCGCATGCTGTTAGCACAAAAAGCTTACGTAGAAGGCTCGCTGGCGCTGTGTTTACTGGCGGCACGCTTGGTCGATGAGCAAGAAGCCGGTAGCGATGGCGATGCCGGTATCTTGCTCGATTTACTGACACCAATCGTTAAATCTTTTCCGTCATTTTATGGTCCGCGTGCCAATGATCTGGCCATTCAAGTGCTCGGCGGCGCCGGTTATACCCGTGAATATCCAGTGGAACAGTGCTACCGCGATAACCGTTTAAATCCGATTCATGAAGGTACTCATGGCATTCAATCTCTGGATTTATTAGGCCGTAAACTCTGGCAGCACAACGGCAAAGGCTTAAAACTGTTAATGGCGCGCATGCACAGCACCCTCGCCTCTGCTGCACAGAAACCACAACTGGGCGAACTGGTCAGTGAGTTCGAGCACTACTTAACCCAAGTGCAAACCACCACGTTGAAGCTCGGTGGTGCGATGCAGACTGGCCAAATCGAGGAAGCGCTGGCCAACTCTGCGCTGTTCTTAGACATGCTGGGTAAAACTGTGGTCGGCTGGTTGTGGCTGGAGATGGCCGATAAAGCCTTGGTCACCTTTGCAGCTTCCAGCAACGCTGAGGACACAGACTTTGTTGCCGGTAAGTTACAAGCGGCGCAGTATTTTATTCGTTGGGAAATGCCAGAAATAGAACTGCAAGCACGTTTACTGCAGCGTTTTGATCGCAGCTGCTTAGATATGCAAAGCGCTTGGTTCTAG
- a CDS encoding GlxA family transcriptional regulator: MLNIVVLGFDSALASAITGVMDLFALAGVTWNRVQGEKVGRHFNVRIASPDGQPIRCINGIQIAAQLSYADIQQVDAIIVPTIGGPIDDVLTQNPELLALLQYANQQGWTIAGNCTGNFLLAEAGILNGRCATTHWGFKQQFAERYPAVQLTAEQLITRDEHIYCAGGGLAWFDLGLHMIERFVGFDVALQTAKAFVIDYRRDSQLSYSLMRLAKPHKDELVKQVQEWLQTHYAQHFTLDELAQRFNVSKRTLIRRFNAALDSPPNAYLQSLRIEAAQKLLEATELSVDLVMSQVGYEDASSFRRLFRNRTGVTPTEYRKRFSRR, encoded by the coding sequence ATGCTGAATATCGTAGTGCTTGGTTTTGATTCGGCTTTGGCTTCGGCCATTACCGGGGTGATGGATTTGTTCGCTTTGGCTGGGGTGACTTGGAATCGAGTGCAGGGCGAAAAAGTGGGTCGCCACTTTAATGTGCGCATCGCCAGTCCTGATGGTCAGCCGATTCGCTGCATCAATGGCATTCAAATCGCTGCGCAGCTGAGTTACGCCGACATACAGCAGGTGGATGCGATCATTGTGCCGACCATTGGTGGACCAATCGATGACGTGTTGACGCAAAACCCAGAACTCTTGGCTTTATTGCAGTATGCCAATCAGCAAGGTTGGACCATTGCCGGCAATTGCACCGGCAATTTCCTCTTAGCTGAAGCAGGCATTCTCAATGGCCGCTGTGCGACGACCCATTGGGGCTTTAAGCAGCAGTTTGCCGAGCGTTATCCAGCGGTGCAGCTAACCGCAGAGCAACTGATTACCCGCGATGAGCATATTTATTGTGCCGGTGGTGGTTTGGCGTGGTTTGACTTAGGCCTGCACATGATTGAACGTTTTGTCGGTTTTGACGTAGCCCTGCAAACTGCTAAAGCCTTTGTGATTGATTACCGCCGTGACAGCCAGTTGTCGTATTCCTTGATGCGATTAGCCAAGCCGCACAAAGATGAATTGGTCAAGCAGGTGCAAGAGTGGCTGCAAACGCATTATGCGCAACATTTTACTTTGGATGAGTTGGCGCAACGTTTTAATGTCTCGAAACGCACGCTGATCAGGCGTTTTAATGCCGCTTTAGACAGCCCACCCAATGCGTATCTGCAGTCTCTGCGCATTGAAGCCGCACAGAAACTGTTGGAAGCAACCGAGCTCAGCGTAGATCTGGTGATGTCGCAGGTGGGCTATGAAGATGCCAGTTCGTTTCGGCGTTTATTTCGCAACAGAACTGGCGTGACCCCTACAGAATACCGCAAGCGCTTTAGTCGACGTTAA
- a CDS encoding EamA family transporter — MPYVLLAIAAVMFGLYNVFIKLSADHIQAVLGAVILQFVAAFLGLGLLLYFKYADSVVLNVTPRGVSLAVLAGVAIGIVEILTFVIYARGVDVAVGNPLIVGGSLIVTTGIGWLFLREVLNPWQVAAVLSIVTGVLVLAWQAGR; from the coding sequence GTGCCTTATGTGTTGCTAGCCATAGCGGCGGTCATGTTTGGTTTATACAACGTGTTTATTAAATTATCCGCTGATCATATTCAGGCGGTGCTGGGCGCTGTTATTTTGCAGTTTGTTGCAGCGTTTTTAGGTTTGGGTTTACTGCTTTATTTTAAATATGCCGACAGTGTCGTGCTGAATGTGACGCCGCGCGGGGTCAGTTTGGCGGTCTTAGCTGGGGTGGCGATTGGTATTGTCGAGATTCTAACTTTTGTGATTTATGCCCGCGGTGTGGATGTAGCGGTGGGCAATCCATTGATTGTCGGCGGCTCTTTAATTGTCACCACCGGCATTGGCTGGTTATTTTTGCGTGAAGTATTGAATCCTTGGCAAGTGGCTGCGGTATTGAGCATTGTTACAGGAGTCTTGGTGTTGGCTTGGCAGGCAGGGCGTTAA
- the zapE gene encoding cell division protein ZapE — translation MNDISCSPMQAYKQALAQGFIDDPAQRHAVEVLQACYDALHNGADARGVYLWGRVGRGKTWLMDQFYRSLRVPARRQHFHRFMQDIHQRLFRLTGTAEPLQAIADELRSEIQVLCFDELFVSDIADAMILGGLFQALFDRGLVIVATSNQPPAELYNDGFNREQFLPAIAAIEQAMQEVQVDGEQDHRLHVGKQTQRYWVKTAESSSEFKQLFNTLSAGQAIEQGAIKLGSRSLVTQAYSDTVLWCEFAALCEQPFAALDFIAVCDRFQHLLLSSVPVLGGQQQAAKIARGTEDAAQRVVAGDRQLPSLAKNDDSVRRFIALIDECYDRRIPVYIEAAVPLDALYTEGYLAFAFRRTYSRLREMQLESFAK, via the coding sequence ATGAATGATATCAGCTGCAGTCCCATGCAGGCGTATAAGCAAGCCCTTGCGCAAGGCTTTATCGATGATCCGGCGCAGCGCCATGCGGTTGAGGTTTTGCAAGCATGCTATGACGCTTTACACAATGGCGCTGATGCCCGCGGCGTGTACTTATGGGGCCGAGTGGGGCGTGGTAAAACCTGGTTGATGGATCAGTTTTATCGCAGCTTAAGGGTACCGGCGCGGCGTCAGCATTTTCATCGTTTTATGCAAGATATCCATCAACGCTTATTTCGCTTAACCGGCACCGCTGAGCCTTTGCAAGCAATTGCCGATGAGTTGCGCAGTGAAATCCAAGTGTTGTGTTTTGATGAGCTGTTTGTCAGTGACATTGCTGATGCGATGATTCTAGGCGGCTTATTTCAGGCGCTGTTTGATCGCGGCTTAGTGATAGTTGCCACTTCCAATCAGCCACCAGCAGAGTTGTATAACGATGGTTTTAACCGCGAGCAGTTTTTGCCAGCCATTGCTGCCATTGAGCAGGCAATGCAAGAAGTGCAGGTCGATGGTGAGCAGGATCATCGTCTGCATGTGGGTAAACAAACCCAGCGTTACTGGGTTAAAACTGCCGAATCCAGCAGTGAGTTTAAGCAGTTATTTAACACCCTCAGTGCTGGGCAGGCCATTGAGCAGGGTGCTATTAAATTAGGCTCGCGCAGTTTAGTAACGCAAGCCTATAGCGACACTGTGTTGTGGTGTGAGTTTGCGGCTCTTTGTGAGCAACCTTTTGCCGCGCTCGACTTTATTGCTGTATGTGATCGTTTTCAGCATTTACTGCTCAGTTCGGTACCGGTGTTAGGTGGCCAGCAGCAAGCGGCAAAAATTGCTCGAGGCACAGAGGATGCAGCGCAACGCGTGGTGGCCGGAGATCGCCAGCTACCTAGCTTGGCTAAAAATGACGACAGTGTGCGGCGTTTTATTGCCTTGATTGATGAGTGCTATGATCGACGCATACCGGTTTATATTGAAGCGGCTGTGCCTTTAGACGCGCTGTATACCGAAGGTTATTTGGCCTTTGCATTTCGCCGTACGTATAGCCGCTTAAGAGAGATGCAATTAGAAAGCTTTGCAAAGTAA
- a CDS encoding C40 family peptidase, which translates to MQMGIRLVGLASFIFLAACASNAPVNEPMTAPRATASAAFNPVADDVLFRAIGLVGTPYVWGGNTPSSGFDCSGLINFVYNDVAGIRLPRTTQQMLQMQGQRVARNSLRSGDILFFSTAGHGRVSHAGIYVGDGRFVHAPSSGGTVRLDSVDSKYWNKAYLQAKRVLNSETLVVNP; encoded by the coding sequence ATGCAGATGGGTATTCGTCTGGTTGGTTTAGCCAGTTTTATTTTTTTAGCGGCGTGTGCATCTAACGCACCGGTTAACGAGCCGATGACAGCGCCCCGTGCGACGGCTTCAGCGGCATTTAATCCAGTGGCTGATGATGTGTTATTTCGGGCCATAGGTCTGGTCGGCACTCCCTATGTGTGGGGTGGCAACACGCCGTCTTCAGGTTTTGATTGCAGCGGTTTGATTAACTTTGTGTATAACGATGTAGCGGGTATTCGTTTACCGCGCACCACCCAGCAAATGCTGCAAATGCAAGGTCAGCGCGTGGCGCGCAATAGCCTGCGCAGTGGCGATATTCTTTTCTTTAGTACGGCTGGGCATGGTCGCGTCAGTCATGCGGGGATCTATGTCGGTGATGGGCGCTTTGTGCATGCACCTTCTTCTGGTGGTACTGTGCGCTTAGACAGCGTTGATTCTAAATATTGGAATAAAGCCTATTTACAAGCAAAACGCGTATTAAACAGCGAAACGCTAGTGGTTAATCCTTAG
- a CDS encoding putative 2-dehydropantoate 2-reductase, which translates to MSEQQQPRIGIIGTGAIGGFYGLMLARAGFEVHFLLRSEYDAVSRNGLRVNSTEHGELLLPEVHAWQDAAQMPQCDWVLVGAKTTSNADLAPLINQVAAPDGKVVLLQNGFAVEEQLRPLLQQNLHLLGGLCFICVHRSAPGVIEHQAQGGVNLGYHSGPVSKEEGYVIAQQGAALFQLAGLASKAMQHLEEARWQKLVWNIPYNGLSVLLNSNTAELMANPSSRALIADLMTEVIAASTACGYPLPEQLVQGMLKVTEAMPAYLPSMHHDYSLQRPMELQAIYQAPLDAAQAAGCAMPKVSMLLQTLEYLSA; encoded by the coding sequence ATGAGTGAGCAACAACAACCACGCATAGGCATTATTGGTACCGGCGCCATCGGCGGTTTTTATGGCTTGATGTTAGCAAGAGCTGGCTTTGAAGTGCATTTTTTATTGCGCAGCGAGTATGACGCGGTTAGCCGCAATGGCTTGCGGGTCAACAGTACCGAGCATGGTGAGCTGCTCTTGCCTGAAGTACATGCATGGCAGGATGCAGCACAAATGCCTCAGTGTGACTGGGTTTTGGTTGGTGCAAAAACCACCAGTAATGCAGATTTAGCACCGCTGATTAATCAAGTAGCTGCCCCTGATGGAAAAGTGGTGTTATTGCAAAATGGGTTTGCCGTTGAAGAACAACTGCGCCCGCTGCTGCAGCAAAACTTACACTTGTTGGGTGGGCTGTGTTTTATTTGCGTACACCGCAGTGCCCCTGGCGTGATTGAGCATCAGGCGCAGGGCGGGGTGAACCTAGGTTATCACAGCGGCCCTGTGAGCAAAGAAGAGGGCTATGTTATTGCTCAGCAAGGGGCGGCATTATTTCAGCTAGCTGGGTTAGCTTCTAAGGCAATGCAGCACTTGGAAGAGGCGCGTTGGCAAAAGCTGGTGTGGAATATTCCTTATAATGGCTTGTCGGTACTGCTCAATAGCAATACTGCCGAACTGATGGCTAACCCTAGCAGTCGAGCTTTGATTGCTGACTTGATGACAGAAGTTATTGCAGCCTCTACGGCTTGTGGCTATCCGTTACCTGAGCAATTGGTGCAGGGTATGCTCAAGGTCACTGAGGCCATGCCGGCGTATTTACCAAGTATGCATCACGACTATAGCTTGCAGCGGCCAATGGAGTTACAAGCCATTTATCAAGCGCCTCTAGACGCTGCGCAGGCAGCTGGCTGTGCAATGCCTAAAGTGAGCATGCTGTTGCAAACTCTAGAGTATTTATCGGCTTAA
- a CDS encoding DNA-J related domain-containing protein, translated as MDILEKTGLLTTLQRVLQSNPAGLSEYQLIQQLKQLQQPLFIGANLSDVLSLFRTHFLLFHGLYRLRDTLRAAEQDLQISPLLIQLLPATTNYAAATQALNLNDPLRAYYLDLNNLTATDRAAVEQLLNNIRNQLDPPDAVLEALAELGIEQPLHSLSSKDLRSHYRQLVSRHHPDRGGSTERLQHINRAMDIITTYQA; from the coding sequence GTGGATATTTTAGAAAAAACCGGCCTACTCACCACCCTGCAAAGAGTTTTGCAAAGCAACCCGGCTGGGCTGAGTGAATACCAGCTGATTCAACAACTCAAACAACTGCAGCAGCCTTTATTTATCGGTGCGAACTTAAGTGATGTATTAAGCCTATTTCGCACGCATTTTTTGCTTTTTCATGGGCTGTATCGGCTGCGCGACACTCTGCGTGCAGCTGAGCAAGATCTACAGATTAGCCCACTACTGATACAGCTTTTGCCGGCGACAACCAACTACGCAGCCGCAACTCAAGCGCTCAATTTAAATGACCCATTGCGCGCATATTATTTAGATTTAAATAACCTTACTGCGACTGATCGTGCCGCAGTAGAGCAATTGCTGAACAACATCCGCAACCAACTTGACCCTCCGGATGCTGTGCTGGAGGCTTTAGCTGAGCTGGGTATTGAGCAGCCACTGCACAGCCTCAGTAGCAAAGACTTACGCAGCCATTACCGCCAGCTAGTCAGTCGCCATCACCCTGATCGAGGTGGTTCAACGGAGCGTCTGCAACACATCAACCGAGCGATGGACATCATCACAACCTACCAAGCTTAA
- a CDS encoding MliC family protein, which translates to MRKSIKTVLLLSACLGGHMAVAAEATENNDQIDQAIYQCERGVVVPVTYLNTSNGGSYAVVQVEGQQVAMNIEVSASGARYLSIDEKRPYSWHTKGSSATLFWQPADEPDNSVILLSECSTGAEMFAENTQ; encoded by the coding sequence ATGCGTAAATCAATCAAAACAGTACTCCTCTTATCCGCGTGCTTAGGCGGGCATATGGCTGTGGCCGCGGAAGCTACAGAAAACAATGATCAAATTGATCAAGCTATTTACCAGTGTGAGCGTGGTGTCGTGGTCCCCGTCACTTACCTCAATACCAGTAACGGTGGCTCTTATGCTGTTGTGCAGGTTGAAGGGCAGCAAGTTGCGATGAATATTGAGGTGAGTGCTTCAGGCGCACGCTATTTATCTATTGATGAGAAGCGCCCCTATAGCTGGCACACTAAAGGCAGCAGCGCTACATTGTTTTGGCAGCCTGCAGATGAGCCAGATAACAGCGTCATTCTGTTAAGCGAATGCAGCACTGGTGCAGAGATGTTTGCTGAAAATACCCAGTAA
- the ttcA gene encoding tRNA 2-thiocytidine(32) synthetase TtcA has protein sequence MSSVSVNQKKLQKRLQRLTGAAVTDFNMIEDGDKIMVCLSGGKDSYAMLDMLVHLQKVAPIQFSLVAVNMDQKQPGFPEHVLPAYLESLGVDYHIIEEDTYSVVQEKLMAGKSTCSLCSRLRRGTLYTYADEIGATKMALGHHRDDILETFFLNMFFGGTLKAMPPKLLSDDGRNVVIRPLAYCKESDIAEYAQLQEFPIIPCNLCGSQENLQRQVVKGMLQEWEQKTPGRLDIMFRALQNVAPSQLADRQLFDFANLTIDNTAQSRFLNVLSV, from the coding sequence ATGAGTAGTGTGTCAGTCAATCAGAAGAAGTTGCAGAAACGCTTACAGCGCCTCACCGGTGCAGCCGTAACTGATTTCAATATGATCGAAGATGGCGATAAAATCATGGTGTGCCTGTCCGGCGGTAAAGACAGCTACGCTATGTTGGACATGCTTGTGCACTTGCAAAAAGTCGCGCCAATTCAGTTTTCTTTGGTAGCGGTCAATATGGACCAGAAACAACCAGGCTTTCCTGAGCACGTGTTGCCAGCTTACTTAGAGTCATTAGGCGTTGACTACCATATTATTGAAGAAGACACCTATTCAGTCGTCCAAGAAAAGTTGATGGCTGGTAAGAGTACCTGCTCTCTGTGCTCGCGATTACGCCGTGGCACCCTCTATACTTACGCTGATGAGATTGGTGCAACCAAGATGGCGTTGGGGCATCATCGTGATGACATTTTAGAAACATTTTTCTTGAACATGTTCTTTGGTGGCACCCTCAAAGCAATGCCGCCGAAACTGCTGTCGGATGACGGCCGTAATGTGGTGATTCGTCCATTGGCTTATTGCAAAGAAAGCGATATTGCCGAGTATGCCCAGCTGCAAGAGTTTCCTATCATTCCTTGTAATCTGTGTGGTTCGCAGGAAAATTTACAACGCCAAGTGGTGAAGGGCATGTTGCAAGAGTGGGAGCAGAAAACCCCAGGGCGTTTGGATATCATGTTCCGCGCTTTGCAAAATGTCGCACCTTCGCAATTGGCTGACCGCCAGCTTTTCGATTTCGCCAATTTAACCATTGATAATACTGCTCAGTCGCGCTTTCTCAATGTGCTGAGTGTATAG
- a CDS encoding flagellar hook-length control protein FliK, whose product MATTDFLLQPAAQPSRGQAGSADRAAHQRPTEAGSAFSAVYAQQQQQRTAKAQQQQSQQAQQRQTAVQQEKQQQAARQAAAKTAAQPAKEKPPAASKQRADTQAARSEHSAKPAEQPQQSEDEKAVSAQSGKALPQDAEQQVVENDDELIDPLLLLAMAATPFAYADEAAGDAGDSDSKLLLATHTGLKQTDETLEGEELPSTEDEEFLVVQKQTVQSKGESSGDKAALLGSALGKSSEQLSEKSSTDKNTAATLLEGAKVAPETLLNNKAVTATESIRTDLQQRQDSLLPSQQVRQVPGPAVAMQQPGWTQQVTDKVMWMSAQNLQSAEIKLDPAELGRLDIKVNVGQEHTQITFTSAHAGVRDSLEAQMHRLREMLAQQGMADVDVNVSDQSQQQHAESGENSATQGRSATAAEAGDETVQHVTAIQEQHDGRLGLVDYYV is encoded by the coding sequence ATGGCAACCACTGATTTTTTATTACAGCCGGCAGCGCAGCCTTCGCGAGGGCAAGCTGGCTCAGCCGATCGAGCAGCTCATCAGCGTCCGACTGAAGCAGGATCTGCTTTCTCTGCAGTCTATGCACAACAACAGCAGCAGCGCACAGCTAAGGCGCAGCAACAGCAAAGCCAGCAGGCACAGCAGCGCCAAACTGCTGTGCAGCAAGAGAAACAGCAGCAAGCTGCCCGCCAAGCAGCAGCAAAAACCGCTGCTCAACCCGCTAAAGAAAAGCCGCCAGCAGCCAGTAAACAACGCGCTGATACTCAAGCTGCGCGTTCTGAACACAGCGCCAAACCTGCAGAGCAGCCACAGCAATCAGAAGACGAAAAGGCTGTCAGTGCGCAAAGCGGCAAAGCTTTGCCGCAAGATGCCGAGCAGCAGGTTGTAGAAAATGACGATGAGTTGATTGATCCGCTGTTATTGTTGGCTATGGCTGCAACACCCTTTGCCTATGCTGATGAGGCCGCAGGGGATGCGGGTGACTCTGATTCTAAGCTGTTACTTGCCACCCATACCGGACTCAAGCAAACGGATGAAACTCTAGAGGGTGAAGAGCTGCCGAGTACTGAGGACGAGGAGTTTCTTGTCGTGCAAAAGCAGACAGTGCAAAGCAAAGGCGAGTCTTCTGGCGATAAAGCGGCGCTACTGGGCAGCGCTCTGGGTAAAAGCAGTGAGCAACTCAGTGAAAAAAGTAGTACAGATAAAAACACTGCAGCGACTTTATTGGAGGGTGCAAAAGTAGCGCCCGAGACTTTGCTTAACAACAAAGCGGTCACTGCGACAGAAAGTATTCGTACTGATTTGCAGCAGCGCCAAGATTCTTTGCTGCCTAGTCAGCAAGTGCGTCAAGTACCAGGGCCAGCTGTCGCAATGCAGCAGCCGGGTTGGACGCAACAAGTTACTGATAAAGTAATGTGGATGTCCGCGCAAAATTTGCAATCGGCTGAAATAAAGTTAGACCCAGCTGAGCTTGGGCGTTTAGATATTAAAGTGAATGTGGGGCAAGAACATACCCAAATCACTTTCACCAGTGCTCATGCCGGCGTACGTGACTCCCTTGAAGCACAAATGCACCGTTTACGCGAGATGCTCGCGCAGCAAGGCATGGCTGATGTGGACGTTAACGTCTCGGATCAGTCGCAACAGCAACATGCTGAGTCGGGTGAAAATTCCGCAACACAAGGACGCAGTGCTACAGCAGCCGAGGCAGGTGATGAAACTGTGCAGCATGTGACTGCTATTCAGGAGCAGCATGATGGCCGTTTGGGTTTAGTTGATTATTATGTCTAA
- a CDS encoding flagellar basal body-associated FliL family protein — protein sequence MAKQPETPEQALAAPKKNKIKVIVLAAVALIAAIALSVAATLFFLGGSTAEPEQVQESSSKQKAIYEVLAPAFVVNFKSEGKPRYLQVSVALMARNKADLDELKIHMPTLRNQLVMLFSSQDFEELNTPLGVELLKQKATIAVQELALIEVGKPVVEQVLFTNVVMQ from the coding sequence ATGGCTAAACAACCTGAAACTCCAGAGCAAGCACTAGCAGCGCCGAAAAAAAACAAAATAAAAGTTATTGTACTGGCAGCTGTTGCGTTGATCGCAGCAATTGCTTTATCAGTTGCTGCGACGTTGTTTTTTTTAGGCGGCTCAACTGCAGAGCCGGAGCAGGTGCAAGAGAGCAGCAGCAAGCAAAAAGCCATTTATGAAGTATTAGCGCCGGCCTTTGTCGTTAACTTTAAAAGCGAAGGTAAGCCGCGGTATTTGCAAGTCAGCGTCGCCTTAATGGCGCGTAATAAAGCCGACCTTGATGAGCTGAAAATTCATATGCCAACCTTACGCAATCAATTGGTGATGTTGTTTTCCAGCCAAGACTTTGAAGAGCTCAACACCCCATTAGGAGTGGAACTGCTTAAGCAAAAAGCCACTATCGCTGTACAGGAGTTGGCGTTGATTGAAGTGGGGAAACCCGTGGTTGAACAAGTGTTATTTACCAACGTAGTCATGCAGTAA
- the fliM gene encoding flagellar motor switch protein FliM, producing the protein MAVQDLLSQDEIDALLHGVDDGLVDTDDEAVPGSIKQYDLTSQDRIVRGRMPTLEMINERFARYTRISMFNLLRRSADVSVGGVQVMKFGEYVHSLYVPTSLNLVRMKPLRGTALFILDSRLVFKLVDNFFGGDGRHAKIEGREFTPTELRVVRMVLDQAFIDLQEAWHAILDVEFEYMNSEVNPALANIVSPSEVVVISTFHIELDGGGGDLHITMPYSMIEPIREMLDAGFQSDVDDQDERWSKAIREDILDVRVPLRSTVVRRQLKLRDILNMQPGDVIPVEMPENMLLRANGVPTFKVKLGAHHGNLALQVLGPIQKKR; encoded by the coding sequence ATGGCCGTACAAGATTTACTTTCACAAGATGAAATTGATGCCTTATTGCATGGTGTTGATGATGGTCTAGTGGATACTGATGACGAAGCCGTACCGGGCTCGATTAAGCAATACGACTTAACCAGTCAAGATCGTATTGTGCGTGGGCGTATGCCAACGCTAGAAATGATTAATGAGCGTTTTGCCCGCTATACCCGCATCAGTATGTTTAACCTGTTACGCCGTTCCGCTGATGTGTCTGTGGGTGGCGTACAAGTGATGAAGTTTGGCGAGTATGTGCACTCATTGTATGTGCCTACCAGTTTGAACTTGGTGCGAATGAAGCCTTTGCGTGGCACTGCGCTGTTCATTCTTGATTCGCGCTTAGTGTTTAAATTAGTTGATAATTTCTTTGGTGGCGATGGTCGCCATGCCAAAATTGAAGGCCGCGAGTTCACGCCCACTGAGTTGCGAGTGGTGCGCATGGTGTTGGATCAGGCTTTTATTGATTTACAAGAAGCGTGGCATGCCATTTTAGATGTGGAATTTGAGTACATGAACTCTGAGGTCAACCCAGCCTTGGCTAATATTGTGAGCCCAAGTGAGGTTGTGGTGATTTCAACGTTCCACATCGAACTGGATGGCGGCGGTGGTGATTTACACATCACTATGCCGTACTCAATGATCGAACCTATTCGAGAAATGCTGGATGCTGGTTTTCAGTCCGATGTGGATGATCAAGATGAACGCTGGAGTAAAGCTATTCGTGAGGATATTTTAGATGTGCGGGTACCACTGCGATCAACAGTGGTGCGCAGACAGTTAAAATTACGGGACATTTTAAACATGCAGCCTGGCGATGTTATTCCGGTTGAAATGCCAGAAAACATGCTACTGCGCGCCAATGGCGTACCCACTTTTAAAGTGAAATTGGGAGCCCATCACGGCAATCTTGCCTTGCAGGTGCTTGGTCCTATACAGAAAAAACGCTGA